In the Cololabis saira isolate AMF1-May2022 chromosome 7, fColSai1.1, whole genome shotgun sequence genome, one interval contains:
- the slc25a5 gene encoding ADP/ATP translocase 2, producing the protein MSETAISFAKDFLAGGIAAAISKTAVAPIERVKLLLQVQHASKQITADKQYKGIVDCVTRIPKEQGFLSFWRGNLANVIRYFPTQALNFAFKDKYKKVFLDGVDKHKQFWRYFAGNLASGGAAGATSLCFVYPLDFARTRLAADVGKAGQGREFKGLGDCLVKISKSDGIKGLYQGFSVSVQGIIIYRAAYFGVYDTAKGMLPDPKNTTIVVSWMIAQSVTAVAGLVSYPFDTVRRRMMMQSGRKGADIMYTGTIDCWKKIARDEGTNAFFKGAWSNVLRGMGGAFVLVLYDELKKVI; encoded by the exons ATGAGCGAAACAGCCATTTCCTTCGCCAAGGACTTTCTGGCTGGCGGTATCGCCGCTGCCATCTCCAAAACAGCTGTAGCCCCCATCGAGAGAGTGAAACTTCTCCTCCAG GTACAACATGCCAGCAAACAGATTACAGCTGATAAGCAGTACAAGGGCATCGTCGACTGCGTCACTCGTATCCCCAAAGAGCAGGGCTTCCTCTCTTTCTGGAGAGGGAATCTGGCCAATGTCATCAGATACTTCCCCACCCAGGCCCTCAACTTTGCTTTCAAGGACAAGTACAAGAAGGTTTTCCTAGATGGCGTGGACAAGCACAAACAGTTCTGGAGATACTTTGCAGGCAACCTGGCATCCGGCGGCGCCGCTGGGGCCACATCGCTCTGTTTCGTCTACCCCCTCGACTTCGCCAGAACCCGTCTTGCTGCTGATGTTGGCAAAGCGGGGCAAGGGCGTGAATTCAAAGGCCTGGGAGATTGTTTGGTGAAGATCTCTAAGTCTGATGGCATCAAGGGTCTGTACCAGGGCTTCAGCGTTTCAGTGCAGGGCATTATCATCTACAGAGCTGCTTATTTTGGCGTGTATGATACAGCAAAGG GCATGCTCCCAGACCCTAAGAACACAACCATTGTTGTGAGCTGGATGATTGCTCAGAGTGTGACTGCCGTCGCTGGTCTTGTGTCCTACCCCTTTGACACAGTCCGTCGACGTATGATGATGCAGTCTGGACGCAAAGGAG CCGACATCATGTACACCGGTACCATTGACTGCTGGAAGAAGATTGCACGCGATGAAGGCACCAACGCCTTCTTCAAAGGAGCCTGGTCTAATGTGCTCAGAGGAATGGGTGGTGCCTTTGTGCTCGTCTTGTATGATGAGCTTAAGAAAGTTATCTAA
- the slc25a43 gene encoding solute carrier family 25 member 43 gives MASVKKDNRLTNSQSFMCVGFAGVFSKTTTSPLEVVKIKSQVGTFHCKSGFWQSFLVIYQNEGLRGFWKGNLASCLRLFPYTAVHLTTYKKIVHLHMDELGFISQWRAIFAGGLAGVAAALVTYPLEVAETRLIVQNCREPTYIGVAHTLSRIYRNEGLRALYRGFSLTVLGAFPFSVGCYAVYSNLDKIWKEPPFRFTPLQNFINGCIAAGLAQTLSYPFETVKRKMQAQNARLPHFGGADVHFTGMIDCFVQVVRNKGVLSLWNGLTANTIKIVPYFGLLFMCFEMCKQVCLYRNGYILSPLSYKLTPGVDQSLGPYELQEVKRYLRNRNFGSRESSLGNRW, from the exons ATGGCATCGGTGAAAAAGGACAACAGACTGACGAATTCCCAGAGCTTCATGTGTGTCGGTTTCGCCGGCGTTTTCAGCAAAACGACTACTTCACCTTTGGAGGTGGTGAAAATTAAAAGTCAGGTGGGAACTTTTCACTGCAAGAGCGGTTTCTGGCAAAGTTTTCTGGTGATTTACCAGAATGAAGGACTTCGGGGGTTTTGGAAAGGAAATCTGGCCTCATGCCTGCGGTTGTTTCCTTACACCGCGGTTCATCTCACCACATACAAAAA GATAGTCCACCTTCACATGGACGAGTTGGGCTTTATCTCTCAATGGAGGGCCATATTTGCCGGTGGACTGGCTGGTGTTGCTGCGGCTCTGGTCACATACCCTTTGGAGGTGGCGGAGACCAGACTCATCGTTCAGAACTGCAGGGAACCCACATACATCGGCGTCGCTCACACTCTGTCACGTATCTACAGAAATGAAGGGCTGCGAGCTCTCTACAGAGGGTTTTCCCTCACTGTCTTGG GTGCATTTCCATTTTCTGTTGGATGCTATGCAGTCTACTCGAATTTGGACAAGATCTGGAAGGAGCCTCCCTTTCGCTTCACTCCTCTGCAGAACTTCATTAATGGCTGTATTGCAGCAGGACTGGCTCAAACCCTTTCATACCCCTTTGAAACGGTGAAGCGTAAAATGCAG GCGCAGAATGCCCGTCTTCCCCATTTTGGTGGAGCTGATGTCCACTTCACTGGAATGATTGATTGTTTCGTCCAGGTCGTTAGAAACAAGGGTGTCCTGTCACTGTGGAATGGCCTCACAGCCAACACTATTAAG ATTGTTCCCTACTTTGGCCTTTTGTTCATGTGCTTCGAGATGTGCAAGCAGGTTTGTCTTTACCGCAATGGCTACATCCTCTCACCTCTGAGCTACAAGCTCACTCCGGGGGTCGACCAGAGCCTCGGGCCATACGAACTGCAGGAGGTCAAGCGCTACTTGAGAAACAGGAACTTTGGTTCTCGGGAGTCGTCTCTGGGAAATCGCTGGTGa